The Dethiosulfovibrio peptidovorans DSM 11002 genome has a window encoding:
- a CDS encoding TRAP transporter small permease: MDGSSDLGKVQRMAVAMERLSAVVAGFLLLVNVGDIVLGIFFRYVMKSSIIWTEEVARYSLVWLVMLGAAGAQAKGDHMSIDFLAPRFPRWLQKVSYIARMGIQAVVLILLIWLGSKNVAGTWTMKTMALGIPKAIPLMAVPIGMSMLLMQLLLQELHRPSDGGNRS; the protein is encoded by the coding sequence ATGGACGGCTCGAGCGACCTCGGGAAAGTCCAGAGGATGGCCGTCGCCATGGAGCGACTAAGCGCCGTGGTGGCCGGTTTTCTCCTGCTGGTCAACGTGGGAGATATAGTGCTAGGCATCTTCTTCCGTTACGTCATGAAAAGCTCGATCATATGGACCGAGGAGGTAGCTCGATATTCCCTGGTTTGGCTGGTGATGCTGGGGGCGGCGGGAGCCCAGGCAAAGGGGGACCATATGTCGATAGACTTTCTGGCACCGCGTTTCCCTAGATGGCTGCAAAAGGTCTCCTACATAGCTAGGATGGGAATACAGGCGGTGGTACTGATCCTCCTGATATGGCTCGGCAGCAAGAACGTCGCAGGGACCTGGACCATGAAGACCATGGCTCTAGGCATCCCCAAGGCCATTCCGCTCATGGCCGTTCCCATCGGCATGTCCATGTTGTTGATGCAGCTCCTGCTCCAGGAGCTGCATCGCCCCTCAGACGGAGGCAACCGGTCATGA
- a CDS encoding TRAP transporter large permease encodes MTGLILLGGFFLQMALGVPLYASLLFTGFLGILGTGNLTLLRAIPQQFFGGMDVFSLMAIPFFILAGSLMNRSGLTDRLIDFSRLLVGSVRGGLGYVNVVGGIILAGVNGSAAADASALGSILIPAMEKEGFPKAYAAGLTAGSSLIGPIIPPSIFMIIYAAMTNTSIGGLFAAGVVPGFVLGLAFMAMNWFFSRRYKVPMTDTAAVRARANTILRRSIAALVAPLIIVGGIVTGVVTPTESGALAVVYCLLAGIAVTRQLTWSGLWDSIYETVRLTSAIFLIMGAATVVGWFLKWERVTQKFASVIVGMGLLEHPWLLMIVLSSIIFVIGMFMEEVAVLTLLTPVFAPLAVKAGIDPFHFGIVMTLNVTIALITPPVGACNYIVAAVGKVPLGDLFREIWPFIAVAMTVLMAIISFPAITVTLPRILGL; translated from the coding sequence ATGACGGGACTCATACTCCTGGGAGGATTCTTCCTCCAGATGGCTCTGGGAGTGCCCCTCTACGCCTCCTTGTTGTTCACGGGATTTCTCGGCATATTGGGTACTGGAAACCTAACGCTCCTCAGGGCCATTCCGCAGCAGTTCTTCGGAGGAATGGACGTTTTCTCGCTGATGGCCATCCCCTTCTTCATACTGGCCGGAAGCCTGATGAACCGTTCTGGACTGACCGATCGACTGATCGACTTCAGCCGTCTGTTAGTAGGATCGGTCCGGGGGGGACTGGGATACGTAAACGTAGTGGGAGGCATTATTCTGGCTGGGGTCAACGGCTCCGCCGCGGCGGACGCCTCGGCCCTGGGATCCATTCTTATACCGGCAATGGAGAAAGAGGGATTTCCCAAAGCATACGCAGCAGGGCTCACAGCCGGAAGTTCGCTGATAGGGCCGATAATACCGCCCAGCATATTCATGATAATCTACGCCGCCATGACCAACACCTCCATAGGGGGGCTGTTCGCCGCCGGAGTGGTCCCGGGATTCGTCCTCGGGCTGGCCTTCATGGCCATGAACTGGTTCTTCTCCAGACGCTACAAGGTTCCCATGACCGACACCGCCGCGGTGAGGGCCAGGGCCAATACCATACTTAGGAGATCGATTGCAGCACTGGTGGCACCACTGATAATAGTAGGCGGTATCGTGACCGGGGTGGTGACCCCGACCGAGTCAGGAGCTTTGGCGGTGGTCTACTGTCTGCTGGCGGGGATAGCCGTCACAAGGCAGCTGACGTGGTCCGGCCTCTGGGACTCGATCTACGAGACGGTCCGGCTCACCAGCGCCATCTTCCTGATAATGGGAGCTGCCACAGTGGTAGGATGGTTTCTAAAGTGGGAGAGGGTCACACAGAAATTCGCCTCTGTAATAGTGGGAATGGGACTGTTGGAACATCCCTGGCTGCTGATGATAGTGCTCAGCTCCATAATCTTCGTCATAGGGATGTTCATGGAGGAGGTGGCGGTGCTCACTTTGCTGACCCCTGTCTTCGCCCCTCTGGCGGTTAAGGCCGGTATAGACCCGTTCCACTTCGGCATAGTGATGACATTGAACGTTACGATAGCATTGATAACCCCTCCCGTCGGGGCCTGCAACTATATCGTGGCAGCGGTGGGCAAGGTTCCTCTGGGAGACCTGTTCAGGGAGATATGGCCCTTCATAGCGGTGGCCATGACCGTGTTGATGGCCATCATATCCTTCCCGGCGATAACGGTCACACTGCCACGAATCTTAGGTCTCTAG
- a CDS encoding methylated-DNA--[protein]-cysteine S-methyltransferase: MLYDNVETEWGGALVLMDEVGVSGIKLYEDKDIPMPLFDRWRRSPSDLREAVGQLRAYFAGELRNFDLPLSLKGTDFQLKVWNALKAIPYGTTVSYSQLAAAIDKPKACRAVGGANGRNPVPVAIPCHRVIGADGSLGGYSGGLGIKRRLLAIEGVYFD; this comes from the coding sequence ATGCTCTACGACAACGTCGAGACCGAATGGGGCGGTGCCTTGGTGCTCATGGACGAGGTCGGGGTCAGCGGGATCAAGCTGTACGAGGACAAGGATATCCCTATGCCGCTTTTCGACCGTTGGCGACGGTCTCCTTCGGATCTCAGAGAGGCAGTTGGACAGCTTAGGGCCTACTTCGCCGGAGAGCTGAGGAATTTCGACCTGCCTCTTTCCCTGAAGGGAACCGATTTTCAGCTGAAGGTATGGAACGCTTTGAAGGCCATTCCCTACGGTACCACGGTGTCGTATTCCCAACTGGCCGCAGCGATCGACAAGCCGAAGGCCTGCAGGGCAGTAGGGGGTGCCAACGGCAGAAACCCTGTGCCGGTGGCTATCCCCTGTCACAGGGTTATAGGGGCCGATGGCTCTCTCGGTGGATATTCCGGTGGACTGGGGATCAAGAGGAGACTGCTGGCTATAGAGGGAGTTTACTTCGACTGA
- a CDS encoding M15 family metallopeptidase produces the protein MTEKTPLLIESGDPLVSASLYPEKILSRPQYFIQGLKGSIPESFLRMGVYERLIRAADSLPKGWKFVLLDCWRAPELQRELFDTIKDEIFRDHPKLSPDEVDQRSRIFVAYPSVKPELVSGHCTGGSVDLTLADEKGRTVSMGSGFDETSERSYTDHYDRILETKGSLSLEEEDIRNNRRLLLNLMESVGFSNYPNEWWHFDYGNRNWAIRTGQENCIYGFVRPEMRWRN, from the coding sequence ATGACGGAAAAAACGCCTCTTTTGATCGAAAGCGGAGATCCTCTCGTATCGGCCAGCCTGTACCCCGAAAAGATACTGTCCAGGCCGCAGTATTTCATACAGGGTCTTAAGGGGAGCATCCCCGAGTCGTTTCTCCGTATGGGGGTCTACGAAAGGCTGATAAGGGCGGCGGATAGCCTCCCGAAGGGATGGAAGTTCGTTCTTCTGGATTGCTGGAGAGCTCCCGAGCTACAGAGGGAACTGTTCGACACCATAAAAGACGAGATTTTCAGGGACCATCCGAAACTATCGCCGGACGAGGTGGATCAAAGGTCCAGGATATTCGTGGCCTATCCCTCGGTAAAGCCTGAGCTCGTATCGGGACACTGTACGGGAGGATCGGTAGACCTGACCCTGGCGGACGAAAAAGGACGGACCGTTTCCATGGGCTCGGGGTTCGACGAGACCTCCGAGAGATCCTACACCGACCATTACGACAGGATCCTGGAGACGAAAGGTTCCCTGTCCCTGGAGGAAGAGGATATACGGAACAACAGGAGGTTACTGCTGAACCTCATGGAGAGCGTGGGGTTCTCCAATTATCCCAATGAATGGTGGCACTTCGACTACGGCAACAGGAACTGGGCAATCAGAACAGGTCAGGAAAACTGCATATACGGGTTCGTCCGTCCCGAGATGAGGTGGCGAAACTAA
- the dctP gene encoding TRAP transporter substrate-binding protein DctP: MKVFRRTLTILLMSLILMGLTAATSTAVTVKMSYNGPPKAEDNAVHAFAENFKKLVEEGTEGRVTFELFPDSQLGTEEERMELLMKTGLNQPMANIASFAGVAPVFPEIYASSIPFMFDSYEAAHIFFDKSQYWKKAQEEFRNRTGAVLLEAVEEGGFLAFTNSKRAIHGPDDFKGLKFRGMDEGQLAIYKAFGASGTPIPWTELYMALKTGVVDGQMNPAMYIVIGSLYEVQKYMTLANIQYSDQFLVMNGDLFDSLSEEDRKVVVEAAKEANRISRMEVEAADSKQVQYLKEKGMEVYSPNENEMDLFRKKGQPEYVKWLKTKVSQEWLDLAVQCATRANEAAKE; this comes from the coding sequence GTGAAAGTCTTCAGACGTACATTGACTATACTGCTTATGTCCTTGATATTGATGGGGCTCACCGCGGCCACCTCTACGGCGGTTACGGTGAAGATGTCCTACAACGGACCGCCGAAAGCGGAGGATAACGCAGTCCACGCCTTCGCGGAAAACTTCAAGAAGTTGGTCGAGGAGGGAACCGAGGGACGGGTTACCTTCGAGCTCTTCCCCGATAGCCAGCTGGGAACGGAAGAGGAGCGAATGGAGCTCCTGATGAAGACCGGCCTTAACCAGCCTATGGCCAACATAGCCTCCTTCGCAGGAGTAGCCCCGGTTTTCCCCGAGATATACGCCTCGTCCATACCCTTCATGTTCGACTCCTACGAGGCGGCCCACATATTCTTCGATAAAAGCCAGTACTGGAAGAAAGCCCAGGAGGAGTTCCGCAACAGGACCGGAGCGGTGCTGTTGGAGGCGGTTGAGGAAGGCGGATTCCTGGCCTTCACCAACTCGAAGAGAGCCATACACGGCCCGGACGACTTCAAGGGGCTCAAGTTCAGAGGAATGGACGAGGGACAATTGGCCATATACAAGGCCTTCGGAGCCAGCGGAACCCCCATTCCCTGGACGGAACTCTACATGGCCCTCAAGACAGGAGTCGTGGACGGTCAGATGAACCCGGCCATGTACATAGTCATAGGAAGCCTCTACGAGGTACAGAAATACATGACTCTGGCCAACATACAGTACTCAGATCAGTTCCTGGTCATGAACGGTGACCTGTTCGATTCCCTCTCCGAGGAGGATCGCAAGGTAGTCGTCGAAGCGGCCAAGGAGGCCAATCGCATCAGCCGCATGGAAGTGGAGGCGGCTGACTCCAAACAGGTGCAGTATCTGAAGGAAAAGGGGATGGAGGTATACTCTCCCAACGAAAACGAGATGGATCTGTTCAGGAAAAAAGGACAGCCCGAATACGTGAAGTGGCTCAAGACCAAGGTGAGTCAGGAATGGCTTGACCTGGCGGTGCAGTGCGCCACCAGGGCGAACGAGGCGGCGAAGGAATAG